A DNA window from Streptomyces sp. 71268 contains the following coding sequences:
- a CDS encoding spherulation-specific family 4 protein has product MPYVTSTGTRRPGAVAGRLGFGVPGCAHPLVAPAEWAELARPYTPLHWAVLNVARGPGARPDPHCLAAAARLHEARGRVLGHLDVRFGTRPFGELLSDAHRFLEWYQVDGFYLDRCPTERPGLAEVRRIATTLRALRAPAYLVFAHGTHPHPSYVESADQLVTFSGQWADYRWSQAAAWTADHPPERFCHLVHGVPRTHLDEALRIARWQGAGTIYFTDRQGHGQADAWETLPGYWDEIVSRIGPGVTE; this is encoded by the coding sequence ATGCCGTATGTGACCTCCACCGGTACCCGGCGTCCCGGCGCGGTGGCGGGCCGGCTCGGCTTCGGGGTGCCCGGCTGCGCGCACCCGCTGGTGGCGCCGGCCGAGTGGGCCGAACTGGCCCGCCCGTACACCCCGTTGCACTGGGCGGTGCTCAACGTGGCGCGCGGGCCCGGCGCCCGCCCCGACCCGCACTGCCTGGCTGCGGCGGCCCGGCTACACGAGGCGCGCGGCCGGGTGCTCGGCCACCTCGACGTGCGGTTCGGCACCCGCCCGTTCGGCGAACTGCTCTCGGACGCGCACCGCTTCCTGGAGTGGTACCAGGTGGACGGCTTCTACCTGGATCGATGTCCCACCGAGCGGCCGGGCCTGGCCGAGGTGCGCCGGATCGCGACCACCCTGCGCGCCCTGCGCGCGCCGGCGTACCTGGTGTTCGCGCACGGCACGCACCCGCATCCGAGCTACGTGGAGAGCGCCGACCAGTTGGTGACCTTCTCCGGGCAGTGGGCCGACTACCGGTGGTCGCAGGCCGCCGCGTGGACGGCCGACCACCCGCCCGAGCGGTTCTGCCACCTGGTGCACGGCGTGCCCCGCACGCATCTGGACGAGGCGCTGCGCATCGCGCGCTGGCAGGGAGCGGGCACCATCTACTTCACCGACCGGCAGGGCCACGGCCAGGCCGACGCGTGGGAGACGCTGCCCGGCTACTGGGACGAAATCGTCTCGCGCATCGGACCTGGTGTCACGGAATGA
- a CDS encoding ABC transporter permease — protein sequence MIPYLLRRVAGAVLVLFVLSIVVYAMFYAVPGDPAKLACGPRCNPEQLAQVRDQLRLDDPLPVRYWHFLQGLFAGQDFSTGTAVLHCDAPCFGLSYQNDQQVTELISQRLPVTASLALGAMVLWLILGVGTGLLSALRRGGITERLLTWFTLAGTATPVFIIGLLLLMLFCAQLRWLPFPSYVPLTENPEQWAWNMLLPWTALALIESAKYARLTRSSLLETLADDHIRTFRAYGVSERAIVGRHALRGALPPVIALTALDLGSLFGSAMLTETLFGLPGLGQLLVHSVRTIDLPVVVAVVLVTGAAVVIANIVADLLYAATDRRVTLT from the coding sequence ATGATCCCGTATCTGCTGCGCCGGGTGGCCGGCGCCGTCCTGGTGCTGTTCGTGCTGTCGATCGTCGTGTACGCGATGTTCTACGCCGTGCCCGGCGACCCGGCCAAGCTGGCCTGTGGCCCGCGCTGCAACCCGGAGCAACTGGCACAGGTCCGCGACCAACTGCGTCTCGACGACCCGCTGCCGGTGCGCTACTGGCACTTCCTCCAGGGCCTGTTCGCCGGGCAGGACTTCTCCACCGGCACCGCGGTCCTGCACTGCGACGCCCCCTGCTTCGGCCTCTCGTACCAGAACGACCAGCAGGTCACCGAGCTGATCTCGCAGCGGCTGCCCGTCACCGCGTCGCTGGCCCTCGGCGCCATGGTGCTGTGGCTGATCCTCGGCGTCGGCACCGGGTTGCTCTCGGCGCTGCGCCGGGGCGGGATCACCGAGCGGTTGCTCACCTGGTTCACGCTGGCGGGGACGGCGACGCCGGTGTTCATCATCGGGCTGCTGCTGCTCATGCTCTTCTGCGCCCAACTGCGCTGGCTGCCCTTCCCCTCGTACGTGCCGCTGACCGAGAACCCCGAGCAGTGGGCGTGGAACATGCTGCTGCCGTGGACCGCGCTCGCGCTCATCGAGTCGGCCAAGTACGCGCGGCTGACCCGCAGCTCCCTGCTGGAGACGCTGGCCGACGACCACATCCGCACCTTCCGCGCCTACGGGGTCTCCGAGCGCGCCATCGTGGGGCGGCACGCCCTGCGCGGGGCGCTGCCACCGGTGATCGCGCTGACCGCGCTCGACCTCGGGTCGCTGTTCGGCAGCGCGATGCTCACCGAGACGCTCTTCGGGCTGCCGGGGCTCGGCCAGTTGCTGGTGCACTCGGTGCGGACCATCGACCTGCCGGTCGTGGTCGCCGTCGTGCTGGTCACCGGCGCGGCCGTGGTCATCGCCAATATCGTCGCCGACCTTCTCTATGCGGCAACCGATCGGAGGGTGACCCTGACATGA
- the moeZ gene encoding adenylyltransferase/sulfurtransferase MoeZ translates to MSLPPLVEPAAELTVDEVRRYSRHLIIPDVGMDGQKRLKNAKVLCVGAGGLGSPALMYMAAAGVGTLGIVEFDEVDESNLQRQIIHSQADIGRSKAESARDTVLGINPYVNVVLHEDRLEAENVMEIFSQYDLIVDGTDNFATRYLVNDACVLLNKPYVWGSIYRFDGQASVFWSEHGPCYRCLYPEPPPPGMVPSCAEGGVLGVLCASIGSIQVNEAIKLLAGIGEPLVGRLMIYDALEMTYRQVKVRKDPDCAVCGPNATVTELIDYEAFCGVVSEEAQEAAQGSTITPKQLKQWIDDGEGIEIIDVREPNEYEIVSIPGARLVPKNEFLMGDALQGLPQDKKIVLHCKTGVRSAEVLAVLKSAGFADAVHVGGGVIGWVHQIEPEKPVY, encoded by the coding sequence GTGTCGCTGCCACCCCTGGTCGAGCCGGCTGCCGAGCTCACCGTGGACGAGGTCCGCAGGTACTCGCGTCACCTGATCATTCCCGATGTGGGAATGGACGGGCAGAAGCGACTGAAGAACGCCAAGGTGCTCTGTGTGGGCGCGGGCGGCCTCGGCTCGCCCGCCCTGATGTACATGGCGGCCGCCGGTGTCGGCACGCTCGGCATCGTGGAGTTCGACGAGGTCGACGAGTCGAACCTGCAGCGCCAGATCATCCACAGCCAGGCCGACATCGGCCGCTCCAAGGCGGAGTCCGCCCGCGACACCGTCCTTGGCATCAACCCGTACGTGAACGTCGTGCTGCACGAGGACCGCCTTGAGGCGGAGAACGTGATGGAGATCTTCTCCCAGTACGACCTGATCGTGGACGGCACGGACAACTTCGCCACGCGTTACCTGGTCAACGACGCGTGCGTGCTGTTGAACAAGCCGTACGTGTGGGGTTCGATCTACCGCTTCGACGGCCAGGCGTCCGTGTTCTGGAGCGAGCACGGCCCGTGCTACCGCTGCCTGTACCCGGAGCCCCCGCCGCCGGGCATGGTGCCCTCCTGCGCCGAGGGCGGCGTGCTCGGGGTGTTGTGCGCCTCGATCGGCTCGATCCAGGTCAACGAGGCCATCAAGCTGCTCGCCGGCATCGGTGAGCCGCTGGTCGGCCGCCTGATGATCTACGACGCCCTGGAGATGACCTACCGCCAGGTCAAGGTCCGCAAGGACCCCGACTGCGCGGTCTGCGGTCCGAACGCGACGGTCACCGAGCTGATCGACTACGAGGCGTTCTGCGGCGTGGTCTCGGAGGAGGCCCAGGAGGCGGCGCAGGGTTCGACCATCACGCCCAAGCAGCTCAAGCAGTGGATCGACGACGGCGAGGGCATCGAGATCATCGACGTCCGCGAGCCGAACGAGTACGAGATCGTCTCCATCCCCGGCGCCCGGTTGGTCCCGAAGAACGAGTTCCTGATGGGCGACGCCCTGCAGGGCCTTCCACAGGACAAGAAGATCGTCTTGCACTGCAAGACGGGCGTCCGGTCGGCCGAGGTGCTCGCCGTGCTCAAGTCCGCGGGCTTCGCGGACGCGGTGCACGTGGGCGGCGGCGTGATCGGCTGGGTCCACCAGATCGAGCCGGAGAAGCCGGTCTACTGA
- a CDS encoding DUF3492 domain-containing protein → MRVGLLTEGGYPYANGAERRWCDRLVRELAQHEFEVCALSRSAGQESAGWLPLPSQVRRVRTAPLWGEPPYASMPGPARPYRRRERALFAQHFGRLARAISAAAVEPPAVEPPAVDIPGGGASGGEVAEADATGVACGVGADSLTHGAAGGEARTEAGAEPGARAGASAGSDAGVGGGVPAGPVRGRAGAARRARQADRFATVGHDAPRPPGSDAPPERPGGYAVPSRTFADGLYGLAELARERGGLASAIRSDAAARLLEAACRAPGAMGDAHRASVADLLTVLRYLERALRPLSLDWYGAERGPDAAGGPWPGRGLAGVDLCHATSGGLAALPGLLAKRFFGTPLLVTEHGSRLREHYLTSLSPDPTDPVSPPGHTAHSAPVRALIASFHRQLTAEVYARADLVTAGGAHTRRWQERCGAAPARVRTVYPGLDARRFAAVGDDGTGNDHAADDGRTLLWVGRVEPTRDLIGLLHAFAEVRRDEPGARLRIVDTGPAAPGAPGALATCPPDTAHLDTPTPLAMAHGRPTPEAVCGPLGSGPFGYGLGCGSLGCEVGAYGSLACGSVACGSPGYGAPGYGMVAAGPPGHGMVAARPPGHAAATPLACAVAVARGGGCAAAGRIGLGCAAAVSGGVARGRREGVSRRAWRRAARAGARHGAGGYARRTAGAPWCGAYGAGADGRGPWPGTDGHGPRAGAGPLGAAAYRAQCAALAAQLFPDEAPHAHAAGRSPVSFETLGDWDAPNLSETYAAASVVVLSSLADGDPVGLVEAMLHGRATVSTDVGAVAEVVGGTGLLVPPRNPRALAAACLTLLRDGVRRERLGAAARSRALELFDAEHNAAAFRGIYLELMSHAPVRRADAEVSADGGPLPFAHPAEAHVPGRWTAPGRAGGAPAREAAGRAAPDWARRSDAAAPPLTACAGAPRIEVAEAPRGRSRKRKGAEA, encoded by the coding sequence GTGCGCGTGGGACTGCTGACCGAAGGTGGTTATCCGTACGCGAACGGTGCGGAACGGCGGTGGTGCGACCGGCTCGTACGCGAGCTGGCCCAGCACGAGTTCGAGGTCTGCGCGCTCAGCCGTAGCGCCGGGCAGGAGTCCGCCGGCTGGCTGCCACTGCCGAGCCAGGTGCGCCGGGTGCGCACCGCGCCGCTGTGGGGCGAGCCCCCGTACGCGTCGATGCCGGGCCCCGCGCGCCCCTACCGACGCCGCGAGCGCGCGCTGTTCGCCCAGCACTTCGGCCGCCTCGCGCGAGCCATCAGCGCGGCGGCCGTCGAACCACCGGCCGTCGAACCGCCGGCCGTCGACATCCCGGGCGGCGGGGCGTCGGGCGGCGAGGTGGCGGAGGCCGATGCGACGGGCGTCGCGTGCGGCGTCGGGGCGGACTCCTTAACGCACGGCGCGGCCGGCGGCGAGGCCCGTACGGAGGCCGGGGCGGAGCCCGGTGCGCGGGCCGGGGCGAGCGCCGGCTCGGACGCCGGCGTGGGTGGCGGCGTGCCGGCGGGGCCGGTGCGGGGTCGTGCGGGAGCGGCGCGCCGCGCGCGCCAGGCGGACCGTTTCGCCACTGTGGGACACGACGCCCCACGTCCCCCCGGTTCCGACGCGCCCCCCGAGCGCCCCGGCGGGTACGCCGTCCCCTCCCGTACCTTCGCCGACGGCCTCTACGGGCTTGCCGAACTGGCCCGGGAGCGCGGCGGGTTGGCGTCGGCGATCCGCTCCGACGCGGCGGCCCGGCTGCTGGAGGCCGCCTGTCGCGCGCCGGGCGCCATGGGCGACGCGCACCGCGCGAGCGTCGCCGACCTGCTCACCGTCCTGCGCTACCTGGAGCGCGCGCTGCGCCCGCTCTCGCTCGACTGGTACGGGGCCGAGCGGGGTCCCGACGCGGCCGGGGGCCCGTGGCCGGGGCGCGGCCTGGCCGGCGTGGACCTGTGCCACGCCACGTCGGGCGGGCTCGCCGCGCTGCCGGGACTGCTGGCCAAGCGCTTCTTCGGGACGCCGCTGCTGGTCACCGAGCACGGCTCGCGGCTGCGCGAGCACTACCTCACCTCCCTTTCCCCCGACCCGACCGACCCGGTGTCGCCGCCGGGTCACACCGCGCACTCCGCGCCGGTGCGCGCCCTGATCGCCTCGTTCCACCGCCAGTTGACCGCCGAGGTCTACGCGCGCGCCGACCTCGTCACGGCCGGCGGCGCGCACACCCGACGCTGGCAGGAGCGTTGCGGCGCCGCCCCGGCGCGGGTGCGGACGGTCTACCCGGGCCTGGACGCGCGCCGGTTCGCCGCCGTGGGCGACGACGGCACGGGCAACGACCACGCGGCCGACGACGGCCGCACGCTGCTGTGGGTCGGCCGCGTCGAGCCCACGCGGGACCTGATCGGACTGCTGCACGCGTTCGCCGAGGTGCGCCGCGACGAGCCCGGCGCCCGACTGCGGATCGTGGACACCGGACCGGCCGCCCCCGGCGCGCCGGGCGCCCTCGCCACCTGCCCGCCCGACACGGCCCACCTCGACACCCCCACACCGCTGGCGATGGCGCACGGGCGGCCGACCCCGGAGGCGGTGTGCGGTCCGCTCGGCTCCGGCCCGTTCGGTTACGGGCTCGGTTGCGGGTCGCTTGGCTGTGAGGTGGGGGCGTACGGATCGCTGGCGTGCGGATCGGTCGCGTGCGGATCGCCGGGGTACGGGGCGCCGGGGTACGGGATGGTCGCGGCGGGGCCGCCGGGGCACGGGATGGTCGCGGCGAGGCCGCCGGGGCACGCCGCCGCGACGCCGTTGGCCTGCGCGGTGGCGGTGGCGCGCGGTGGTGGCTGCGCGGCGGCCGGGCGGATCGGCCTCGGATGCGCGGCGGCGGTCAGTGGCGGCGTGGCGCGGGGGCGCCGGGAGGGCGTATCGCGTCGCGCCTGGCGCCGCGCGGCGCGCGCCGGTGCGCGCCATGGCGCCGGCGGGTACGCCCGGCGCACCGCCGGGGCGCCGTGGTGCGGTGCATACGGCGCCGGCGCCGACGGTCGCGGGCCGTGGCCCGGTACCGATGGCCACGGGCCCCGGGCCGGCGCCGGGCCGCTCGGTGCGGCGGCCTACCGGGCGCAGTGCGCCGCGCTCGCCGCGCAACTCTTCCCCGACGAGGCGCCGCACGCGCACGCGGCGGGCCGGAGCCCGGTCTCCTTCGAGACGCTGGGCGACTGGGACGCGCCGAACCTGTCGGAGACGTACGCCGCCGCCAGCGTCGTCGTGCTGTCGAGCCTGGCCGACGGGGACCCGGTCGGGCTGGTCGAGGCGATGCTCCACGGGCGGGCCACGGTGTCGACGGACGTCGGCGCGGTGGCCGAGGTGGTGGGGGGCACCGGGTTGCTGGTGCCGCCGCGCAACCCGCGCGCGCTGGCGGCGGCGTGTCTGACGCTGCTGCGCGACGGCGTGCGCCGGGAGCGCCTCGGCGCCGCGGCCCGTTCCCGGGCGCTGGAACTCTTCGACGCCGAGCACAACGCCGCGGCGTTCCGCGGCATCTACCTGGAGCTGATGTCGCACGCCCCGGTGCGCCGCGCCGACGCGGAGGTGAGCGCCGACGGTGGCCCGTTGCCGTTCGCGCACCCGGCGGAGGCACACGTGCCGGGCCGCTGGACGGCGCCGGGCCGCGCGGGTGGCGCGCCGGCGCGCGAGGCAGCGGGCCGCGCCGCGCCGGACTGGGCGAGGCGATCCGACGCCGCGGCCCCGCCGCTGACGGCGTGCGCGGGCGCGCCCCGTATCGAGGTGGCTGAGGCGCCGCGGGGCCGATCGAGAAAGCGAAAGGGGGCCGAAGCATGA
- a CDS encoding ABC transporter permease, protein MWRRLRARKAAVVAGAGLALLVLLALAAPLLSALTGQDPNTYHDDLVDSARGGVPTGTWGGVSAEHWLGVEPGTGRDLFIRLVYGARVSLVVAVGATVLQVLIGVVIGIAAGFGSRFVDGLLSHVSDVFIALPMLAFVIALTAVVPADFPRPLLLVLVIALFGWAGTARVVRAQTLSLKKLDFVAAARLGGSGPFRVARRELLPSLAAPVITYSAILLPSNIVAEAALSFLGVGIRPPTPSWGQMLSTATTWFRADPAYVLLPAGLLFLTVLAFTVLGDALRVALDPREASRLGAGRRRARKAGRSGAVGAVAALGKAGAVGKVSEAGASGQASGPGKAGASGGAGVPGVSETPGTAQKGGPA, encoded by the coding sequence GTGTGGCGGCGGCTGCGGGCGCGCAAGGCCGCCGTGGTCGCCGGCGCCGGGCTGGCCCTGCTCGTCCTGCTCGCCCTGGCCGCGCCGCTGCTGTCGGCGCTCACCGGCCAGGACCCCAACACGTACCACGACGACCTGGTGGACTCGGCCCGTGGCGGCGTGCCCACCGGCACCTGGGGCGGCGTCAGCGCCGAGCACTGGCTCGGCGTGGAGCCGGGCACCGGGCGCGACCTGTTCATCCGCCTCGTCTACGGGGCCCGCGTCTCGCTCGTGGTGGCCGTCGGCGCCACCGTGCTCCAGGTGCTGATCGGCGTGGTCATCGGCATCGCGGCCGGGTTCGGCAGCCGGTTCGTGGACGGGCTGCTCAGCCACGTCAGCGACGTGTTCATCGCGCTGCCCATGCTGGCGTTCGTGATCGCGCTGACGGCCGTGGTGCCCGCGGACTTCCCCCGCCCGCTGCTGCTCGTGCTGGTCATCGCGCTGTTCGGCTGGGCCGGCACGGCGCGCGTGGTACGGGCCCAGACGCTGTCGCTGAAGAAGCTCGACTTCGTCGCCGCGGCGCGGCTCGGCGGCTCGGGGCCCTTCCGGGTCGCCCGCCGCGAACTGCTGCCCTCGCTCGCCGCGCCCGTCATCACCTACTCGGCGATCCTGCTGCCGAGCAACATCGTGGCCGAGGCCGCGCTCTCCTTCCTCGGCGTCGGCATCCGACCGCCCACGCCGTCCTGGGGGCAGATGCTCTCGACGGCGACGACCTGGTTCCGGGCCGACCCGGCCTACGTCCTGCTCCCGGCCGGCCTGCTGTTCCTCACCGTGCTCGCGTTCACGGTCCTCGGCGACGCCCTGCGGGTGGCGCTCGACCCGCGCGAGGCGTCCCGGCTCGGCGCCGGCAGGCGGCGCGCCCGCAAGGCGGGCAGGTCCGGCGCGGTCGGTGCGGTCGCCGCGCTCGGCAAGGCCGGTGCGGTCGGCAAGGTCAGCGAGGCCGGTGCGTCCGGCCAGGCCAGTGGACCCGGCAAGGCCGGTGCGTCCGGCGGGGCCGGTGTGCCCGGTGTGTCGGAGACGCCTGGCACCGCTCAGAAGGGAGGCCCGGCATGA
- a CDS encoding ABC transporter ATP-binding protein — MSEQRSVEATTERNATKVGPGPGPGQNATETAIETATGPEPATARPEPLVRVENLSVGFPAADGGGTASGPDAGTATVRAVDGLSFTLEPGAALGIVGESGSGKSTVAFALLDLHRGTGAQVSGAVRVAGRDVLTADDAALRRIRGGVAAMVFQDPLSSLDPYLAIGDQIAEVYRVHHRDASRRAARARAVEVLDRVGIPDAARRSRSRPHEFSGGMRQRALIAMALSCEPRLLIADEPTTALDVTVQAQILALLAELRAETGMGLLLVTHDLGVAASSVDDLLVMRAGREVERGPVNAVLSAPREPYTRALLAAVPRVEQARGDRARVPFPAPAESRSEAGTTAGTAPATVAGAVAGAAAEAAPGGEPKAATATSDVAHVVDTGPAHPAPATAAEADREASGAAETELLLEVDGLRREFGKRRARTVAVDDVSLTLRAGETLGVVGESGSGKTTLGRMIVRLLEPSGGSLRYRGREIGGLRERELRPFRSELQMVFQDPVASLNPRRSIGESIADPLRAAGKLTGPEIVARVRGLLERVGLDPDWYHRYPHEFSGGQRQRVGIARALAPEPRLIVCDEPVSALDVTTQAQIVRLLGDLQRELGLALIFIAHDLAVVRQVSDRVAVMRGGRIVEEGETDAVYDDPQHPYTRSLLAAVPLLAGAERPAEAVSSERVGAVV, encoded by the coding sequence ATGAGCGAACAACGGTCAGTAGAGGCCACAACCGAGCGGAACGCGACCAAGGTCGGACCCGGGCCCGGGCCCGGGCAGAACGCGACCGAGACCGCGATCGAGACCGCGACCGGTCCCGAGCCGGCTACGGCGCGGCCGGAGCCGCTGGTGCGGGTCGAGAACCTCAGCGTCGGCTTCCCGGCGGCGGACGGCGGGGGCACGGCCTCCGGGCCCGACGCCGGGACGGCGACCGTACGGGCCGTGGACGGGCTCTCCTTCACGCTGGAGCCGGGCGCCGCGCTCGGCATCGTCGGGGAGTCCGGGTCGGGCAAGAGCACCGTGGCGTTCGCCCTGCTCGACCTGCACCGAGGCACCGGCGCCCAGGTCAGCGGCGCGGTGCGGGTCGCGGGGCGGGACGTGCTCACGGCCGACGACGCGGCGCTGCGCCGGATACGCGGCGGGGTGGCGGCCATGGTCTTCCAGGACCCGCTCTCCTCGCTCGACCCGTACCTGGCGATCGGCGACCAGATCGCCGAGGTGTACCGGGTGCACCACCGGGACGCGTCCCGGCGCGCGGCGCGCGCCCGCGCCGTCGAGGTGCTCGACCGCGTCGGCATCCCGGACGCGGCGCGCCGCTCCCGGTCCCGGCCGCACGAGTTCAGCGGCGGCATGCGGCAGCGCGCGCTGATCGCGATGGCGCTCTCGTGCGAGCCACGGCTGCTGATCGCCGACGAGCCCACCACGGCGCTCGACGTCACCGTGCAGGCCCAGATCCTCGCGCTGCTGGCCGAACTGCGGGCCGAGACGGGCATGGGCCTGCTCCTGGTCACGCACGACCTCGGGGTCGCCGCCTCCAGCGTGGACGACCTGCTGGTCATGCGCGCGGGCCGGGAGGTCGAGCGCGGCCCGGTCAACGCGGTGCTCAGCGCCCCGCGCGAGCCGTACACCCGTGCGCTGCTCGCGGCGGTGCCACGTGTCGAACAGGCGCGCGGGGACCGAGCCCGGGTCCCGTTCCCCGCGCCGGCGGAGAGCCGGAGCGAGGCCGGGACCACCGCCGGGACGGCGCCCGCGACCGTCGCCGGAGCCGTCGCCGGAGCCGCCGCCGAGGCCGCCCCCGGTGGCGAGCCGAAGGCCGCGACCGCGACGTCGGACGTGGCGCACGTGGTGGACACGGGCCCCGCCCACCCCGCGCCGGCCACGGCCGCCGAGGCGGACCGGGAGGCGAGCGGAGCGGCGGAGACCGAACTGCTGTTGGAGGTGGACGGGCTGCGCCGGGAGTTCGGCAAGCGGCGGGCCCGCACGGTCGCGGTGGACGACGTCTCGCTGACGCTGCGCGCCGGCGAGACGCTGGGCGTCGTCGGTGAGTCCGGCAGCGGCAAGACGACGCTGGGCCGGATGATCGTCCGCCTCCTGGAGCCGTCCGGCGGTTCGCTGCGCTACCGGGGCCGCGAGATCGGCGGGCTGCGCGAGCGCGAACTGCGCCCGTTCCGCAGCGAGTTGCAGATGGTCTTCCAGGACCCGGTGGCGTCCCTGAACCCGCGCCGCAGCATCGGCGAGTCCATCGCCGACCCGCTGCGCGCCGCGGGGAAGCTGACCGGGCCGGAGATCGTCGCGCGGGTGCGCGGGCTGCTGGAGCGGGTCGGCCTCGACCCCGACTGGTACCACCGCTACCCGCACGAGTTCAGCGGTGGCCAGCGGCAACGGGTCGGCATCGCGCGGGCGCTGGCGCCCGAGCCCCGGCTCATCGTCTGTGACGAGCCGGTCTCCGCGCTCGACGTCACGACGCAGGCCCAGATCGTGCGGCTGCTCGGCGACCTCCAGCGCGAGCTGGGCCTCGCGCTGATCTTCATCGCCCACGACCTGGCCGTCGTACGACAGGTGAGCGACCGGGTCGCCGTCATGCGCGGTGGCCGGATCGTCGAGGAGGGCGAGACGGACGCCGTGTACGACGATCCGCAACACCCGTACACCCGTTCCCTGCTGGCGGCGGTGCCCCTGCTGGCAGGGGCGGAACGGCCGGCGGAGGCCGTGTCGAGCGAGCGGGTGGGGGCCGTCGTATAG
- a CDS encoding NAD-dependent epimerase/dehydratase family protein — protein MRVLLLGSSGYIGRYVADHLLADPAVQLTELGRGDAADVRFDLSTGSPGALTRFLDAVHPGVVINCAGTTRGGARELTRHNTVAVATICESLRRSGCGARLVQLGCSAEYGPSQPGSSTAEDAIPRPGGPYGVSKLAATELVLGSGLDAIVLRVFSPVGPGTPPGSPLGRLADTMRRAMQAGDNELRFPGLGAQRDFVDVRDVARAVHAASLSAAQGVVNIGTGRAVRMRDAAAVLARVAGFGGALHDMEGGSHPLRSVPHPAQPSGLAHAGGHGPLGAGHGPVGGPGHGPGHGRGEHGSDHPTGPVGHVYPDGCGSWQQADVRTARDRLGWRTRIGLEESLADIWMEAACRM, from the coding sequence ATGCGCGTACTCCTGCTCGGCTCCAGTGGTTACATCGGGCGCTACGTCGCCGACCATCTGCTCGCCGACCCGGCGGTGCAGCTCACCGAACTCGGCCGGGGCGACGCGGCCGACGTCCGGTTCGACCTGTCCACCGGCAGCCCCGGGGCGCTGACCCGCTTCCTGGACGCCGTCCACCCCGGCGTGGTGATCAACTGCGCGGGCACGACGCGCGGCGGCGCCCGGGAGCTGACCCGGCACAACACGGTGGCCGTCGCCACCATCTGCGAGTCGCTGCGGCGCAGCGGCTGCGGCGCGCGCCTGGTGCAGCTCGGCTGCTCCGCGGAGTACGGGCCGTCGCAGCCCGGCTCGTCCACCGCGGAGGACGCCATTCCGCGCCCGGGCGGCCCGTACGGGGTGAGCAAGCTGGCCGCGACGGAGCTGGTCCTCGGCTCCGGGCTCGACGCCATCGTGCTGCGCGTGTTCTCGCCGGTCGGGCCCGGCACGCCGCCCGGGTCGCCGCTCGGTCGGCTCGCCGACACCATGCGGCGCGCGATGCAGGCCGGCGACAACGAGCTGAGGTTTCCCGGGCTCGGCGCGCAGCGCGATTTCGTCGACGTACGCGACGTGGCGCGGGCCGTCCACGCGGCATCGTTGTCGGCTGCCCAGGGTGTGGTGAACATCGGCACCGGCCGCGCCGTGCGGATGCGGGACGCCGCCGCCGTGCTGGCCCGGGTGGCGGGCTTCGGCGGCGCGTTGCACGACATGGAGGGCGGGTCGCACCCGCTGCGCTCCGTGCCGCACCCCGCCCAGCCCTCCGGCCTGGCGCACGCCGGCGGACACGGGCCGCTCGGCGCCGGCCACGGCCCCGTGGGCGGGCCCGGCCACGGCCCCGGGCACGGCCGGGGCGAGCACGGGTCCGACCACCCGACGGGGCCCGTCGGGCACGTCTACCCGGACGGTTGTGGCAGTTGGCAGCAGGCGGACGTGCGTACCGCGCGCGATCGGCTGGGCTGGCGGACGCGGATCGGCCTGGAGGAATCCCTGGCCGACATCTGGATGGAGGCGGCATGCCGTATGTGA